One Siniperca chuatsi isolate FFG_IHB_CAS linkage group LG8, ASM2008510v1, whole genome shotgun sequence DNA segment encodes these proteins:
- the tgfb5 gene encoding transforming growth factor beta-2 proprotein, whose protein sequence is MWLPRLALLLLLLLLLRFSGVLLVEGFNTCQSINLDKQKSRRIEAVRGQILSKLRIRSPPDEDEDPPSGSVPPEVVLLYNSTRELLKERARLAESACERESSEEDYYAKEVQRIDMLPPRTDTNAVQPAAPNPHYRVVHFDVSGVDLTNSTLVKAEFRIFRAPNPQARASEQRVEIYQLLKPDEESTSTQRYIDSRTVQPKAKGAWISVEVTETIKDWVSDPENNLGLKLGVHCPCCTFVPSTNNIVPNKSEELEALFAGVDDEKLRQIRKPGPVKGQADFSTKTPHLILTVLPSDRVDNPAKKNRKKRAAATDTTTCSRGSDQGCCLRSLYIDFRRDLNWKWIHEPKGYKANFCAGNCPYIWSANNHYNMILPLYNKLNPEASASPCCVPQDLEPLTIMYFIGRTPRVEQLSNMVVKSCKCR, encoded by the exons ATGTGGCTCCCCCGCCtcgcgctgctgctgctgctgctgctgctgctccggTTCTCCGGTGTGTTGCTGGTGGAGGGGTTCAACACGTGCCAGTCCATCAACCTGGACAAGCAGAAGTCCCGGCGCATCGAGGCGGTCCGCGGACAGATCCTCAGCAAGCTCCGCATCCGCAGCCCGCCGGACGAGGACGAGGACCCGCCGTCTGGCTCGGTGCCCCCGGAGGTCGTGCTGCTCTACAACAGCACGCGAGAGCTGCTGAAGGAGCGCGCGCGTCTGGCCGAGTCCGCGTGCGAGCGCGAGAGCAGCGAGGAGGACTATTATGCCAAAGAGGTGCAGAGGATTGACATGCTGCCCCCCCGCACCGACACAA ATGCGGTTCAGCCAGCAGCTCCCAACCCCCACTACAGAGTCGTCCACTTCGACGTCAGCGGGGTGGACCTGACCAACAGCACCCTGGTCAAGGCTGAGTTCAGGATCTTCAGAGCTCCCAACCCGCAGGCCCGGGCCTCCGAGCAGAGAGTGGAGATCTATCAG ctgctGAAGCCAGATGAAGAGAGTACCTCCACCCAGCGTTATATTGACTCCCGCACCGTTCAGCCGAAGGCAAAGGGAGCCTGGATCTCTGTGGAGGTCACCGAAACCATCAAGGACTGGGTGTCAGATCCAG AGAATAATCTTGGCCTGAAGTTGGGCGTCCACTGTCCCTGCTGCACCTTCGTCCCATCCACCAACAACATTGTTCCCAACAAGAGTGAGGAGCTGGAGGCTCTCTTTGCAG GTGTGGATGATGAGAAACTTCGCCAGATAAGAAAGCCTGGTCCGGTAAAAGGCCAGGCAGATTTCAGCACCAAGACGCCGCACCTCATCCTCACGGTGCTGCCCAGTGACAGAGTGGACAACCCGGCCAAGAAGAACCGCAAGAAGAGGGCGGCCGCCACAGACACCACAACCTGCTCCCG CGGCTCAGACCAGGGCTGCTGCCTGCGCTCGCTCTACATTGACTTCAGGCGTGACCTCAACTGGAAGTGGATCCATGAGCCCAAAGGTTACAAAGCCAACTTCTGTGCTGGCAACTGTCCTTACATCTGGAGTGCCAACAACCACTATAACATG ATCCTGCCCCTGTACAACAAGCTGAACCCTGAGGCCTCCGCCTCGCCCTGCTGCGTTCCTCAGGACCTGGAGCCCCTCACCATTATGTACTTCATAGGCCGCACGCCACGTGTTGAGCAACTTTCCAACATGGTCGTCAAATCCTGCAAGTGCCGCTGA
- the kcnk4a gene encoding uncharacterized protein kcnk4a isoform X3, which yields MFGILLAGVGDHMGTVLRRAVAKIETLFLVRMKRKVRPTTVRVISAVLSILIGCLIFVAVPTVVFQKVEDWSFLESLYFVVITLTTVGFGDYVPGDGHEGMFFKPLVWLWIVFGLAYFASILTMIGNWLRVLSKRTRAEMEELRAHATDWTQNIQNMSVDFRIPNPLEFNDPFLLQRRRWKRSERRRIRRGAQGTLGQWARGGSENGHLPNRWAGLSISMSQLEAHSSLERAVVAKSRPRVSIAGGGTVPRVGSGLRVDPAVGLQVEGRSFPHLPARSFSLPVACSTSKLDSAGAAMQGGSLSGSESPFDSRSDCSSVSSSFMEPSRFQPCRTDSSMEEGGVRATHMNTAQEKDKLIPAEKCGSVANNSHKHAAAPGLLPRSSPPPPFLPPSRQRILLPSPPLNIASSSGCQLLDFFGENLAYIDESSDTLSDRVQPAVSEERRRRPRKPKRRSMRRQLSHSCSPLQVKRPNIDMQPPSNPPTPPPDSSLSDQPPSENQTGSALTL from the exons ATGTTTGGCATACTACTTGCTGGAGTGGGTGACCACATGGGCACAGTGCTGCGGAGAGCTGTGGCCAAGATTGAGACCCTCTTCCTGGTGAGAATG aaACGTAAGGTCAGGCCGACCACTGTGCGCGTGATCTCAGCGGTTCTCTCCATCCTGATTGGTTGTCTGATCTTCGTCGCCGTGCCAACAGTCGTGTTTCAGAAAGTGGAGGACTGGTCGTTTCTGGAGTCGCTCTACTTTGTGGTCATCACTCTCACTACTGTTGGCTTCGGAGACTACGTACCAg GTGACGGTCATGAAGGCATGTTCTTCAAGCCTCTGGTGTGGTTGTGGATAGTGTTTGGTCTCGCATACTTTGCCTCCATCCTCACCATGATAGGCAACTGGTTGAGGGTGCTGTCTAAGAGGACCCGCGCTGAG atGGAGGAGTTGAGGGCCCACGCTACAGACTGGACCCAGAACATCCAGAACATGTCTGTGGACTTCCGCATCCCAAACCCTCTGGAGTTCAACGACCCTTTCCTCCTGCAGCGCCGGCGCTGGAAACGCAGCGAGCGTCGCCGCATCCGTCGGGGAGCCCAGGGCACTCTGGGACAGTGGGCTCGAGGGGGATCTGAGAATGGACACCTGCCAAACCGCTGGGCCGGCCTCTCCATCTCAATGAGCCAACTGGAGGCCCATTCGTCTCTTGAGAGGGCGGTGGTGGCCAAATCCAGGCCACGGGTCAGTATTGCTGGAGGTGGAACAGTCCCGAGAGTGGGGTCTGGATTGAGGGTTGACCCCGCTGTGGGTCTGCAGGTCGAGGGCAGGTCGTTCCCTCACCTGCCGGCCCGCTCATTCTCCCTCCCTGTGGCCTGCTCCACCTCAAAGCTGGACTCAGCAGGTGCAGCAATGCAGGGAGGATCCCTCTCTGGATCTGAGTCTCCTTTTGACTCCAGATCAGACTGCTCCTcggtctcctcctccttcatggAGCCCAGCAGGTTCCAGCCCTGCCGTACAGACAGCAgcatggaggagggaggagtgagagccacacacatgaacacagcacaagagaaagacaaactgaTTCCAGCAGAGAAATGTGGATCTGTAGCAAACAATAGCCACAAACACGCAGCTGCCCCTGGTTTACTCCCTcgctcctcccctcctcccccctttcttcctccttctcgCCAGCGaatcctccttccctcccctcccctcaaCATTGCCTCCTCATCTGGCTGCCAGCTGCTGGATTTCTTTGGAGAGAACCTGGCGTACATTGACGAGTCCTCAGACACTCTGAGTGACCGCGTCCAGCCAGCAGtgagcgaggagaggaggagacggcCTCGAAAGCCCAAGAGGAGGAGCATGAGGAGGCAGCTGTCACACAGTTGCAGCCCCCTGCAGGTGAAGAGGCCTAACATTGACATGCAGCCGCCATCAAATCCCCCAACACCACCTCCAGACTCTTCTCTTTCAGACCAGCCCCCATCAGAGAACCAGACAGGTTCAGCTCTGACACTCTGA